The window TGGTCTGTTCTACACGGCAGCCTCGCTGTCCGGTGCCTTTGGGGGACTTCTTGCCCGCGGGTTGGCTGCGATTGCTCCTAGAGGCTTGGCGGAGGGTTGGAGATGGTACGATAACTCAGCAGATTGTATGAAATCGTTTGCTAATTTGTCGATAGGATCTTCATCATTGAAGGGCTCTTGGTGAGTGAGCTATTGTGCTATCAGGGCGAATCTTTGTGCTGATCAATGACAGACTGTTGTTTGTGGTGTTTTGAGCTACGTCCTCCTGCCGAATTCCTTGGAGTCATCCTCTTTCTTGACGGCTGAAGAGCGCGAGTTTGGTCGGGAGAGATTATTGATGGATAGTCCTCGAACTCCGGATGGGTAACTAAGCCCAGAAACCTAGTGTAATTCCGTCCTAACCAGAACAGGTTCCTGGTCGCCGAGCAAGAAGCTTTCAAGTGGTCCGAAGTGCGTCGTGGCTGCTTAGAGCCGCAGGTGTGGCTCTCTGCGTCCGCGTATTTCGCTATTTTATCCGGACTGTACTCATTTGGCCTGTTTGTATGTGCCCCCTCTTGAGATTTCTGAGCATGCCTAATATTTGACAGCTACCGACCATCATCGAAAACCTGGGCTTTGCTGGGAATGCCAATGACGTCCAATTGTGGTCTGTGATTCCGTACGCCGTGGCATCTGTCCTCACCGGTAAGAATCTCTCAGTCGACTTAGATTCAGCGGCACACTCACTCGTTCACAGTTGTCGTCGCAATTGTCTCAGATCGACTTCGCCTCCGAGGGATCATCATGCTTGTCACGCTCCCAATCGCCATTATCGGGTATGCCGCTATTGCCAATATTGACTCGCCTCTCGTCCAATATGGAATGACTTTTCTCATGGCCACGGGAATGTACGCCAGCGTGCCCTGCATTctggtctggatggcgaaCAACTCTGCGGGTCACTATAAGCGGGCTACTACGTCGGCTCTGCAGCTGGCGATTGCGAATTGCGGCGGGTTTGTTGCGAGTATGTGTATTCCTTTCCACAAACGTGATCGGATCTTCTGACTCGTCTTCCACCACAGCATTCAACTATCCAACCAAAGACGGCCCACTATTCCACCGGGGCCACACGATTATCCTGGGACTCTTGGTATTTGCTTGGTTCATGTATGTTTCGCTGCAACTTTCTCAATAGACGATCGTCTACTGACAACTGAGGTCAACAGGATTCTATTCAACGTGCTCTACTGTTCCAAGGTTAACcgtgacaagaagaaagggaagtATGATCAGTATGCAGGGTATAACGATGACCGCAATCCGGAGTTTATTATGGTCCTATAAGGTTCCGAGAGAAATATGGACTATAACAACCAGGAAAAGGAGACCACGAACCATATTTTAGTACATAGCACGAAGTTAGTAACAAGCAATGGTAAACGCTGTATTTGAATGTACTGTTGTTAACTCTCTTCTATGTTCTATCCTTTACGTTACCTGTGTAGGGATCGAGGGCTGACTCTATCCCGGTAACGATCtataaaataaaataaaattAGAAGCCCTCTTCCCTCAAGGCGTGGTCCTTTCCAATTATGACACATCATTGGCACAAGACCAACTCTTGGAGCCGGAGTCGTTGTGAATCGCGGATCCCGACACGTATAGACCCAATCCGCACTAAAAACAGTCAGTCATGAACTGGGGTAAAATCTAGACAAGCAAGGGAACACTCACAATAGCGCAGGCAATGGCCAAGATCAGGATATTCAATATCGTCAAAATAGTCTTCTTGATGTTCCGGAAGTATTGGCCTTGGTTCATGTGTAACCAAAAGATGGCAGGAAGTCCGACTATTCAATACAAGTCAGCATTGGTTTGTACATCGAAGGGATTCTCGGTCATACAGCTGAACCAGCTTCCGAATAATGCACTCTGCGGGTAATCTCTATATTAGCCAGCGTTTCCGATCAATGTACAATGTATCACGAGACGTACAATGAGACTCAGAAGGTCATTAAAAACAGGGATCGATTCCGCAACGACCCAAGAGACGACCCAGACTGCTAGACAAATCGCGACCCAGGACCCAATCGATAGAAAGCTTCGGCTGTGCATTTTGTCGGAGCCGCGGAAAAGACGCACGTAGATGTATTTACACGCGACATGACCCAAAACGACTCCGGAGAGGATGGTCTGTATTCAATCAGTTAATGGGGGGGAGACGTAAATTGTTGGTAAGGACTTACCGTCGGAATGGCCAGGCCCCAAGCGATCTTGCTCATTAAGGGACTCAGAGATAAGATGGCAGGCGACTGGACACCGGGTCCCACGTA of the Penicillium psychrofluorescens genome assembly, chromosome: 1 genome contains:
- a CDS encoding uncharacterized protein (ID:PFLUO_000876-T1.cds;~source:funannotate) translates to MESKSRAEELDEAKQTPVPLERFGDVAHQEKLTRRLLMKLDLRILPTLALLFLCSFFDRTNVGNAKIIGLEDDINISDHEYDIGLTVFYLFYICSEVPSNLVLKKASPKIWLPFLTVAWGIITMCLGFVRNYGGFVAVRAVLGIAEGGLLPGMVLYLSAFYRRGDLALRIGLFYTAASLSGAFGGLLARGLAAIAPRGLAEGWRWIFIIEGLLTVVCGVLSYVLLPNSLESSSFLTAEEREFGRERLLMDSPRTPDGFLVAEQEAFKWSEVRRGCLEPQVWLSASAYFAILSGLYSFGLFLPTIIENLGFAGNANDVQLWSVIPYAVASVLTVVVAIVSDRLRLRGIIMLVTLPIAIIGYAAIANIDSPLVQYGMTFLMATGMYASVPCILVWMANNSAGHYKRATTSALQLAIANCGGFVATFNYPTKDGPLFHRGHTIILGLLVFAWFMILFNVLYCSKVNRDKKKGKYDQYAGYNDDRNPEFIMVL